The following coding sequences lie in one Rutidosis leptorrhynchoides isolate AG116_Rl617_1_P2 chromosome 4, CSIRO_AGI_Rlap_v1, whole genome shotgun sequence genomic window:
- the LOC139841991 gene encoding uncharacterized protein: MSKWSMPVACHTFSYMLKGDARVWFDSLLKDSVSSFDDLKQQFRSKFSQQKRHKKNHVAAHSIRQRDNEGTRAFLIRYTNETQQIPDLPESQRISGLLYGSKVRHLIEHLSRNLPSTYEALLNKAYIWLDEKETTWTFVQDEPPIHKRNESIDRRGEKNGRRENKNKFGPYRRDSGAGILGTLIKCLKDILAKEKEANHFKAPGRLSSKGKPRDMSRFYDFHNDYGHETDECFNFKIANEEAVRFGKLSHLIKGIQNPNKEKDR; encoded by the coding sequence ATGTCAAAATGGAGCATGCCGGTGGCATGCCATACTTTTTCCTATATGTTGAAAGGTGACGCTAGGGTTTGGTTTGATTCTCTTCTCAAAGACTCAGTCTCTAGTTTCGATGATCTCAAACAACAATTTAGATCTAAGTTCAGTCAACAGAAACGGCACAAGAAAAACCATGTGGCCGCCCATAGCATAAGACAAAGAGATAACGAAGGCACTAGAGCCTTTCTCATCAGATACACCAATGAGACCCAGCAGATCCCGGACTTGCCAGAATCTCAGAGAATATCGGGGTTATTATACGGGTCAAAGGTTCGTCACCTCATCGAACACCTTAGCAGAAACCTCCCCTCCACGTATGAAGCCTTGTTAAACAAAGCCTACATATGGTTAGATGAAAAGGAAACGACATGGACTTTTGTCCAAGATGAACCACCCATACACAAAAGGAATGAAAGTATAGATCGAAGAGGGGAAAAGAATGGAAGAAGGGAGAATAAGAATAAGTTCGGGCCATACCGAAGAGATTCCGGAGCTGGAATATTGGGGACACTTATAAAATGCCTAAAAGACATTCTAGCTAAAGAGAAAGAGGCCAACCATTTCAAAGCTCCAGGAAGATTGTCAAGCAAAGGAAAACCAAGAGACATGAGCAGGTTCTACGACTTCCACAATGATTACGGTCATGAAACAGACGAATGCTTTAATTTCAAAATAGCAAATGAAGAAGCAGTTCGATTCGGAAAACTGTCCCACCTCATCAAGGGGATACAAAACCCGAATAAGGAAAAAGATAGATGA